The Pedobacter roseus genome contains a region encoding:
- the lpxD gene encoding UDP-3-O-(3-hydroxymyristoyl)glucosamine N-acyltransferase: MQFTATQISQFLNGSIDGNPDVAVTELSKIEDGKEGSLSFLSNPKYENFLYSTQASVVIVSKDFAPTQPYTSTLIRVENPYSAFTILLDKYNEAVNAQAAQSGIDKLAFVHPTAKIGKNVFIDAFAYVSENVEIGDGCKINAQTFIGANSKIGENSTFFPGVKIYHNSAIGKRVTIHSNTVIGSDGFGFAPQKDGTYNKIPQIGNVIIEDDVEIGANTTVDRATMGSTIVKKGAKIDNLIQIAHNVEIGENTVLAAQSGISGSTKIGPNSVVGGQVGIAGHLTLAKGTQIGAQAGINFNITEENKQWHGSPAQPLRNWMRASVIFKHLPDVEKRINALEEELKRLTAELEKNTINNER; this comes from the coding sequence ATGCAATTTACTGCCACGCAGATAAGTCAGTTTTTGAACGGTTCCATTGACGGAAACCCAGATGTAGCCGTTACCGAACTTTCTAAAATAGAAGACGGGAAGGAAGGCTCTTTGTCTTTTCTTTCTAACCCGAAGTACGAAAACTTTTTGTATTCTACTCAGGCATCTGTTGTTATCGTATCAAAAGATTTCGCTCCAACACAGCCTTATACCAGCACCTTAATCCGTGTAGAAAATCCATATAGTGCCTTTACTATTTTACTGGATAAATATAATGAAGCCGTAAATGCCCAAGCGGCGCAATCAGGCATCGACAAGCTTGCTTTTGTTCATCCAACTGCAAAAATTGGTAAAAATGTATTTATTGATGCTTTTGCTTACGTTTCCGAAAATGTAGAAATTGGTGATGGATGTAAAATAAATGCCCAAACTTTTATAGGTGCAAACTCTAAAATCGGCGAAAACAGTACATTTTTCCCAGGTGTAAAAATCTATCACAATTCAGCAATTGGCAAAAGGGTTACTATACACTCCAATACTGTTATTGGTAGCGATGGCTTTGGTTTCGCGCCTCAAAAAGACGGCACTTACAATAAAATACCACAAATTGGAAACGTCATTATTGAAGACGACGTAGAAATTGGTGCTAATACAACGGTTGATCGTGCTACAATGGGATCGACAATTGTAAAAAAAGGCGCCAAAATCGATAACCTGATCCAGATTGCACACAACGTAGAAATTGGCGAAAATACCGTTTTAGCCGCACAATCAGGTATTTCAGGCAGTACAAAAATTGGCCCTAACAGTGTTGTTGGCGGTCAGGTGGGTATTGCCGGGCATTTAACCCTGGCTAAAGGCACTCAGATTGGTGCACAGGCCGGTATCAACTTTAACATTACAGAAGAAAATAAACAATGGCATGGAAGTCCTGCGCAACCACTGCGTAACTGGATGCGTGCCTCGGTAATTTTCAAACATCTCCCTGATGTAGAAAAAAGAATAAACGCGCTCGAAGAGGAATTGAAAAGGCTTACAGCTGAATTGGAAAAGAATACAATAAACAATGAACGTTAG